From one Triticum aestivum cultivar Chinese Spring chromosome 4B, IWGSC CS RefSeq v2.1, whole genome shotgun sequence genomic stretch:
- the LOC123092916 gene encoding nuclear pore complex protein NUP155: MMAWAEDEAIGPDVASAGLHVSEWIGRDAAAQPDLEEALEASRYASHPYSSHPKEWPPLVEVAETRQLPPMLIERYNAAAGEGTALCGIFSEIHRAWATVDNSFYVWRFDKWDGQCQEYHADEQAICAVGLARAKPGIFVEAIQYILILATPVEVMLVGVCCSASADGTDPYAELSLQPLPEYMISTDGVTMTCITCTDRGQIFLSGRDGHIYELQYTTGSGWRKRCRKVCLTTGLGSLLSRWVLPSAFNFSAVDPIVDMVIDEERNTIYARTEGMKLQLFDLGASGDGPLKKITEEKNLVDPRDAPYGGRRPNASRAARSPKPSIVCISPLSAMESKWLHAVAVLSDGKRLFISTSGGSSSSVGLNSGLQRPSCLKIVATRPSPPLGVGGGLTFGAVSAAGRAQPEDLALKVESAFYSAGALIMSDSSATAMSSLLAVQKDSAAQLSLPSTFATASRSSKALRETVSALPVEGRMLCASDVFPLPDAAFIMQSLYADVECLSAFRKLSEKASVKLWAKGDLPTQHILPRRRMVVFNTMGLMELVFNRPVDILRKLFDGNTLRSQIEEFFNRFGAGEAAAMCLMLAAKLLYTEDSLISNAVSEKAAEAFEDPGLVGMPQLNGTTALSNTRTQAGGFSMGQVVQEAEPLFSGAYEGLCLCSSRLLYPVWELPVMVVRGLIGSNDHGDGVVVCRLSTGAMKVLESKIRSLETFLRSRRNKRRGLYGYVAGLGDSGSILYKTGPTIGAGIHNNGKTPYRIRDMDSADQSASNKKPRSLYTSAELAAMEVRAIECLRRLLRRSGEALVLLQLLCQHNVARLVQTLGNDLRKKLVQLTFHQLVCSEDGDQLAMRLISSLMEYYIGPEGKGTVEDISTKLREGCPSYFNESDYKYYSAVESLEKASMTNNQDERDILAREAFNLLTRIPDSADLSAICKRFENLRFYEAVVRLPLQKAQALDSNADVINGQIDARHHDTITAQRVQCYEIVMNALRTLKGAGRSGAPGPVTALDPASRSKCIKQIIQLSVQWPDTAFHEHLYRTLIELGLDNELLEYGGSDLVAFLQSAGRKHQEEVRGAPRLDDLGAPISTSQTKYLELLARYYVLKGEHVAAARMLLILAERQCSNAEEAPALDQRYQYLSNAVLQAKSAGIAADSSRNPIDSSTVDLLEGKLAVLRFQMQIKQELESMASRLETIPGSSESPSDPFPRDNVLADAESAKEAKDKAKELSLNLKSITQLYNDYAVPFNLWEVCLEMLNFANYSGDADSKIVREIWARLLDQTLTRGGLAEACSVVKRVGSKLDPADGACLPLDIICLHLEKAALDRLSSGQELVGDEDVARALLGACKGQAEPVLAVYDQLLSNGAIVPSLNLKLRLLRSVLAILREWGMSVIAHKLGTTTAGASFFLDGTFSLNQTGSLQKGVRDKIISLANRYMTEVRRLNLPQSQTDNVYRGFRDLEEKLLSPY, from the exons TGGCCTCCTCTAGTGGAAGTTGCAGAAACTCGGCAGCTTCCTCCTATGCTGATTGAGAGATATAATGCAGCTGCTGGTGAAGGAACAGCTCTTTGTGGAATATTTTCTGAAATACACCGGGCCTGGGCAACTGTTGACAATTCATTTTATGTTTGGCGCTTTGATAAGTG GGATGGCCAGTGTCAAGAGTATCATGCAGATGAGCAAGCAATTTGTGCTGTTGGACTTGCTAGAGCAAAGCCTGGGATTTTTGTCGAAGCAATCCAGTACATTTTGATTTTAGCAACTCCTGTGGAG GTGATGCTTGTTGGAGTTTGCTGTTCTGCTAGTGCTGATGGAACAGATCCGTATGCTGAACTTTCATTGCAACCTTTACCTGAGTACATGATTTCTACTGATGGTGTCACAATGACATGCATCACATGTACAGATAGGGGTCAGATTTTCCTGTCAGGACGTGATGGGCATATATATGAATTGCAATACACAACTGGTTCAGGTTGGCGTAAACGCTGCCGTAAAGTTTGCCTTACCACGGGTTTAGGCAGTCTTCTTTCCAG GTGGGTCCTGCCAAGTGCGTTTAATTTCTCTGCTGTTGATCCTATAGTGGACATGGTTATTGATGAGGAGAGGAACACTATCTATGCACGCACAGAAGGCATGAAATTGCAACTATTTGATTTAGGAGCTAGCGGTGATGGTCCCTTGAAAAAAATCACTGAAGAAAAGAACCTTGTTGATCCACGAGATGCACCTTATGGTGGTCGAAGGCCTAATGCATCAAGAGCTGCACGATCCCCGAAACCATCAATAGTATGCATCTCACCTTTGTCTGCCATGGAATCGAAATGGCTCCATGCTGTTGCTGTTTTATCAGATGGCAAGAGATTATTCATTTCAACATCAGGTGGAAGCAGTTCTTCAGTTGGACTGAACTCTGGTTTGCAGAGGCCAAGCTGTTTAAAAATTGTTGCTACTAGGCCTTCCCCACCTCTAGGGGTTGGTGGGGGACTCACATTTGGTGCTGTTTCTGCTGCTGGCAGAGCTCAGCCGGAGGATCTGGCGTTAAAAGTGGAGTCTGCTTTCTATTCTGCCGGCGCTCTTATAATGTCAGATTCATCTGCTACAGCTATGTCCTCCCTTCTAGCTGTGCAGAAAGATTCTGCTGCCCAGTTATCACTGCCTAGTACCTTCGCAACAGCTTCTAGAAGCTCTAAGGCTCTCCGCGAAACAGTCTCCGCTTTGCCAGTTGAGGGTCGGATGCTTTGTGCTTCTGATGTCTTCCCACTTCCAGATGCTGCTTTCATCATGCAGTCTTTATACGCTGATGTGGAATGCCTTTCAGCATTCAGAAAACTTTCTGAGAAAGCATCTGTAAAGCTGTGGGCCAAAGGTGATCTTCCTACCCAACATATCTTACCACGGAGAAGGATGGTAGTATTCAATACAATGGGTTTGATGGAATTAGTTTTTAACAGGCCTGTTGACATTCTAAGGAAGTTGTTTGATGGGAACACCTTGAGATCACAAATAGAAGAGTTCTTTAATCGCTTTGGTGCTGGAGAGGCTGCAGCAATGTGCTTAATGCTAGCTGCGAAGTTACTTTACACTGAAGATAGTCTGATAAGCAATGCGGTTTCTGAGAAGGCTGCTGAAGCATTTGAGGACCCTGGGCTTGTTGGAATGCCTCAACTTAATGGCACTACTGCTTTGTCTAACACTCGAACTCAGGCTGGAGGCTTCAGCATGGGACAAGTTGTTCAGGAAGCAGAACCTTTGTTTTCCGGCGCATATGAAGGGCTTTGCTTATGCTCATCCAGACTTCTGTATCCTGTGTGGGAGCTTCCAGTTATGGTGGTTCGGGGGCTGATAGGTTCCAATGACCACGGGGATGGTGTGGTTGTTTGTAGGCTTTCTACTGGTGCCATGAAAGTTCTTGAGAGTAAGATTCGTTCGTTGGAAACATTTTTGAGGTCCAGAAGAAACAAGAGAAGAGGACTTTATGGGTATGTTGCTGGCCTGGGTGATTCTGGTTCCATACTGTACAAAACAGGGCCTACCATTGGTGCTGGTATCCATAACAATGGAAAGACCCCCTACCGCATTAGAGACATGGACTCTGCAGATCAATCTGCATCGAATAAGAAGCCACGGTCGCTTTATACATCAGCAGAACTAGCTGCTATGGAG GTGAGGGCAATCGAGTGCCTTAGGCGGTTGCTTCGGAGATCTGGTGaagcacttgttctacttcaaCTTCTTTGTCAGCATAATGTTGCTCGCTTGGTTCAGACACTAGGCAATGATTTGCGTAAAAAGTTAGTTCAGTTAACTTTTCATCAGTTAGTATGTTCTGAGGATGGTGACCAGCTTGCGATGCGGCTTATTTCTTCACTCATGGAG TACTACATTGGCCCAGAGGGCAAAGGAACTGTTGAGGATATCAGCACTAAATTGAGGGAGGGCTGTCCTAGCTACTTCAATGAGTCAGACTACAAGTATTACTCCGCAGTTGAGAGTCTCGAGAAAGCATCTATGACAAACAACCAGGACGAGAGGGATATTCTTGCTAGGGAAGCCTTCAATCTCTTGACCAGAATTCCAGACTCTGCTGATTTGAGTGCTATATGCAAGAGATTTGAGAACCTACG ATTCTATGAGGCAGTAGTGCGGTTGCCACTACAGAAGGCTCAAGCACTTGATTCCAATGCTGATGTTATTAATGGGCAAATTGATGCAAGGCATCATGATACTATAACTGCACAGCGTGTACAGTGCTATGAAATAGTTATGAATGCTCTGCGTACACTCAAAGGTGCGGGACGAAGTGGGGCACCTGGTCCAGTGACTGCCCTTGATCCAGCTTCTCGAAGCAAATGTATCAAACAGATTATTCAGCTAAGTGTCCAGTGGCCAGACACAGCTTTCCACGAGCATCTATACAGGACACTTATTGAGCTTGGTCTGGATAATGAACTTTTGGAGTACGGAGGCTCCGATTTGGTTGCTTTTCTTCAGAGTGCTGGTCGTAAGCATCAAGAAGAG GTTCGAGGGGCTCCTAGGTTGGATGATTTAGGTGCACCTATTTCTACTAGCCAAACGAAGTATCTTGAGCTCCTAGCAAGGTACTATGTTCTCAAGGGGGAGCATGTTGCTGCTGCCAGGATGTTATTGATATTGGCAGAAAGGCAGTGTTCCAATGCCGAAGAAGCTCCTGCTCTTGATCAGAG GTATCAATATCTGAGCAATGCTGTGCTACAGGCCAAAAGTGCAGGCATTGCTGCTGATTCGTCGAGAAATCCTATTGACAGTAGTACAGTGGATCTACTTGAAGGCAAACTCGCAGTGCTTCGGTTTCAAATGCAAATTAAACAAGAACTGGAGTCTATGGCTTCACGGCTTGAAACTATCCCAGGCAGTTCTGAATCACCCAGCGACCCCTTTCCTCGTGATAATGTTCTAGCTGATGCAGAATCTGCCAAGGAGGCCAAGGACAAGGCGAAAGAGCTTTCACTGAATCTTAAGAGCATTACTCAACTATACAACGACTATGCTGTTCCATTTAATCTTTGGGAG gTTTGCCTGGAAATGCTCAACTTTGCAAATTACTCTGGAGATGCTGATAGCAAAATTGTCCGGGAAATTTGGGCCAGACTCCTTGACCAAACACTGACAAGAGGTGGTTTAGCAGAAGCATGTTCTGTGGTGAAAAGAGTTGGCTCAAAACTAGATCCTGCAGATGGAGCTTGTTTACCTTTGGATATAATATGCCTTCATCTTGAGAAGGCTGCGTTG GATAGGTTAAGTTCAGGACAAGAATTAGTTGGTGATGAGGATGTTGCAAGAGCCCTTCTTGGAGCCTGTAAAGGTCAAGCCGAGCCTGTGCTTGCTGTGTATGATCAACTGTTATCGAATGGCGCAATCGTGCCCTCACTTAATCTGAAGCTGCGGCTTCTGAGATCAGTTCTCGCAATCCTTCGCGAATGGGGAATGTCGGTCATTGCCCATAAGCTAGGCACCACAACTGCTGGGGCTTCGTTCTTTTTGGATGGAACATTTTCGCTGAATCAAACAGGGTCTTTGCAGAAAGGTGTTCGAGATAAAATAATTAGTTTGGCAAACAG GTATATGACTGAGGTGAGGCGATTAAATCTCCCACAGAGCCAAACAGATAATGTGTACCGAGGTTTCCGTGACCTAGAGGAGAAATTGTTATCTCCTTACTAG